From the genome of Colwellia psychrerythraea 34H, one region includes:
- a CDS encoding insulinase family protein produces the protein MTPSSQIKRHPNGLQHHNINDEQGFSALIVVNTPALDDSGVSHAVEHLIFRRSAAFNHPESLFQLTALTDLSINASTHYNVTYYHCHSQCQKACLLGLNYLLNGLLAPIFEAQDLAQEIYHDDFYGVINRELTPQQDDQQSVIARSDTSAQRCYQYGGDIELLSQLTKTDITRYHAQYYQAQKMHLVTGNIEPTLVASLLESIDDTTKNRTPYCPKVLPKADFCNNRQLVRWYIHYEFYAYFSTNHKNLNHLIKSFDAQLISPQYNLNNNQQFALDIIAPINVSETVLSKVLISFILKHPEGKSVEEDKQLHKFSPEIIRLFNYYQTLVRDLETNLTKSIAKNLTKKPPQSLTEHATFIVGRGTAYPLQKQQLQAQIKQQQTKIPTALLPVANLLLRPLSEHLSENEYQQSEYKHRALPTLFSSLLLRAQQLLIQQQDQGQHQELHRKRIAEVFDTDHSLIVINIKEKEQGLALLTSFIINAYPTFLASRTQGHCYAIASQYVMESHHLVFYSAFDVAPYFRLTVIIESLMILCKDLSFIAAALPLAKSKLNNIELKNVTTDSVAEFISHNLLTSDT, from the coding sequence ATGACCCCTTCCAGTCAAATTAAGCGTCACCCTAACGGGTTACAACATCATAATATTAATGACGAGCAAGGTTTTAGTGCATTAATTGTGGTTAACACACCTGCGCTAGACGACAGTGGTGTTAGCCACGCCGTTGAACATTTGATCTTTCGTCGAAGTGCGGCATTTAATCATCCTGAATCTTTATTTCAGCTTACGGCACTGACCGATTTATCCATTAACGCCTCCACCCACTATAATGTCACCTACTATCATTGTCACAGTCAGTGCCAGAAAGCCTGTTTATTGGGCTTAAATTATTTACTAAATGGTCTATTAGCACCTATATTCGAAGCACAAGATTTAGCACAGGAAATTTACCACGACGATTTTTACGGTGTGATTAACCGTGAATTAACTCCTCAACAAGATGACCAACAAAGTGTCATTGCGCGTAGTGATACTTCGGCTCAACGATGCTATCAATACGGTGGTGATATTGAACTGCTCTCGCAGTTAACCAAGACCGATATCACACGGTATCATGCTCAATATTACCAAGCACAAAAGATGCACTTGGTTACTGGAAATATTGAACCAACGTTAGTCGCTTCTCTACTTGAATCCATTGATGATACAACCAAGAACAGGACACCGTATTGCCCTAAAGTCCTACCTAAAGCTGATTTTTGTAACAATAGGCAGTTAGTTCGGTGGTATATTCATTATGAGTTTTATGCCTATTTCTCAACAAATCATAAAAACTTAAATCACTTAATTAAAAGCTTTGACGCCCAGCTAATTTCACCACAATACAACCTAAACAATAACCAACAGTTTGCACTCGATATTATTGCGCCTATAAATGTCTCAGAAACAGTTTTATCTAAAGTATTGATAAGCTTTATTTTAAAACATCCTGAAGGTAAGAGCGTTGAAGAGGATAAACAACTTCATAAGTTTTCACCTGAGATTATTCGCTTATTTAATTACTATCAAACTCTCGTGCGAGACTTAGAGACTAACTTAACTAAAAGCATAGCTAAAAACTTAACTAAAAAACCGCCACAGAGCTTAACAGAACATGCAACATTCATTGTAGGCAGAGGCACGGCTTATCCGCTGCAAAAACAGCAACTGCAAGCACAGATAAAGCAACAACAAACAAAAATACCCACAGCGTTATTGCCTGTTGCAAACCTGTTATTAAGACCGTTGTCAGAACATTTAAGTGAGAATGAATATCAGCAAAGTGAATATAAACACCGTGCTTTACCAACACTTTTTTCATCTTTATTATTGCGAGCTCAACAGCTATTAATACAGCAGCAAGACCAAGGCCAACACCAAGAACTGCATCGAAAAAGAATAGCTGAGGTTTTTGATACAGACCACAGCCTCATAGTCATTAACATTAAAGAGAAAGAACAAGGTTTAGCGTTATTAACTAGTTTTATTATCAACGCATACCCGACCTTTCTTGCTTCACGTACTCAAGGTCATTGTTATGCTATAGCCAGTCAATATGTCATGGAAAGTCATCATCTCGTCTTTTATAGCGCCTTTGATGTAGCGCCCTACTTTAGATTAACAGTCATAATAGAGTCCCTTATGATCTTGTGTAAAGATCTATCATTTATTGCCGCAGCTTTACCCTTAGCAAAATCTAAACTTAACAATATTGAGCTTAAAAATGTTACCACTGACTCAGTTGCTGAGTTTATTTCACATAATCTACTCACTAGCGATACTTAG
- a CDS encoding LysR substrate-binding domain-containing protein gives MSNKLPALHLFGIFEAAARHENFKQAAAELFITPSAVSHQIKALEAFLGFELFQRKSRGVALNAAGKVYLHYVQQGINKLEQGTKIVSNKFSSPSLKISTFTTMASNVIIPTLSDFQQQHPTIDIRIETGMNLTDLRYDDCDLAIRMGKGDWPGVVVKKLLNLTAHAVCSAEFAKKHKLTSPEQISQVPLIDLANMNNIWRTWAGAMQLPEMQYQHKLTFGNYDASLQAAEQGLGLALAIMPIEHALIERNLLVLPFEKSTNFDQSLYAVYREEDQNRNDIHCFLDWLTQSPNLKPI, from the coding sequence ATGTCAAACAAGTTGCCTGCTTTACACCTTTTTGGAATTTTCGAAGCTGCTGCGCGCCATGAAAATTTCAAGCAGGCTGCGGCTGAATTATTTATAACACCCTCAGCGGTAAGTCATCAAATTAAAGCGTTAGAAGCTTTTTTAGGTTTTGAGTTATTTCAGAGAAAAAGTCGTGGTGTCGCATTAAATGCTGCAGGTAAAGTATATTTACACTATGTACAGCAGGGTATAAATAAGCTTGAACAAGGCACAAAAATTGTTAGTAATAAGTTCTCTTCACCTTCACTTAAAATATCTACTTTTACGACGATGGCAAGTAATGTCATTATCCCTACATTAAGTGATTTTCAGCAACAGCATCCTACTATCGACATTCGTATTGAAACAGGGATGAATTTAACTGACTTACGTTATGATGACTGTGATCTAGCTATACGTATGGGAAAGGGTGATTGGCCGGGTGTTGTGGTTAAAAAATTACTTAACCTTACAGCCCATGCTGTATGCTCTGCAGAGTTCGCCAAAAAACATAAACTCACTTCACCTGAACAAATTAGCCAAGTTCCCCTTATCGACCTTGCTAATATGAATAATATTTGGCGTACTTGGGCGGGAGCGATGCAGCTGCCTGAAATGCAATATCAGCATAAATTAACCTTTGGTAATTATGATGCTTCTCTACAAGCCGCAGAGCAGGGACTGGGGTTGGCACTGGCAATCATGCCAATTGAACATGCGTTAATTGAACGTAATTTATTGGTGTTACCGTTCGAAAAATCAACGAATTTTGACCAGTCACTCTATGCTGTATACCGTGAAGAAGATCAAAATCGAAATGATATTCACTGCTTTCTTGACTGGTTAACACAGTCACCTAATCTTAAGCCCATTTAA
- the pqqE gene encoding pyrroloquinoline quinone biosynthesis protein PqqE, with protein MNNQSQVKVGPPLWLLAELTYDCPLHCPYCSNPTELGDTKDELNTEQWLDVLTQARAMGAVQLGFSGGEPLLRKDLEQMVKHSRELGFYTNLITSGIGLTEKRIAKLKVAGLDHIQISFQGADPEMNDIIAGRGNAFEQKFKMAQSVKAQGYPMVLNFVISKQNISQVEDIMRLSCQLNADYVELATAQYYGWAYDNRDHLLPSQQQLIDAEKIVNEFRDKQQGKGPQFIFVTPDYFEVRPKACMNGWGSTFLTIAPDGSALPCHSAKMLPLKFPNVKDKSISDIWQQDFSFNRFRGDSWMPQPCQSCDEKEKDFGGCRCQAFMMTGDMDKTDPVCSKSPDHHLIQEAIERAKHPKNPLLERVNKRSIKDADIVQIKL; from the coding sequence CCTCCACTATGGTTGTTGGCTGAGCTCACTTACGATTGTCCTTTGCATTGTCCTTATTGCTCTAATCCAACAGAGCTTGGTGATACAAAAGATGAGCTCAATACTGAGCAGTGGCTTGATGTATTAACACAAGCACGTGCTATGGGCGCGGTACAACTGGGTTTTTCAGGTGGCGAACCTTTATTGCGCAAAGACTTAGAACAGATGGTTAAGCACTCAAGAGAATTGGGTTTTTACACTAACTTGATTACTTCGGGCATTGGTTTAACCGAAAAACGTATTGCCAAGTTAAAAGTAGCGGGCTTAGATCATATTCAAATTAGTTTTCAAGGTGCAGATCCTGAAATGAACGATATTATCGCAGGACGCGGTAACGCCTTTGAACAAAAATTTAAAATGGCGCAGTCGGTTAAAGCACAGGGTTATCCAATGGTATTAAATTTTGTTATTTCAAAACAAAATATTAGCCAAGTTGAAGATATCATGCGCTTAAGTTGCCAATTAAATGCCGATTATGTTGAGCTTGCTACAGCGCAATATTATGGCTGGGCGTATGATAATCGAGATCATTTATTACCTTCACAGCAACAACTAATAGACGCAGAAAAAATCGTCAATGAGTTCCGTGATAAGCAACAAGGTAAAGGGCCACAATTTATTTTTGTGACACCTGATTATTTTGAAGTTCGTCCTAAGGCGTGTATGAATGGATGGGGCAGTACCTTCTTAACCATAGCGCCAGATGGTAGTGCGCTGCCATGTCATAGCGCAAAAATGTTGCCACTAAAGTTTCCTAATGTAAAAGATAAATCTATCAGCGATATTTGGCAGCAAGACTTCTCTTTTAATCGTTTTCGTGGTGATAGCTGGATGCCTCAACCTTGTCAAAGTTGTGATGAAAAAGAGAAAGATTTTGGCGGTTGTCGATGCCAAGCCTTTATGATGACAGGCGATATGGATAAAACAGATCCTGTGTGCAGTAAATCGCCCGATCATCATTTAATTCAAGAAGCTATTGAACGAGCAAAACACCCAAAAAATCCGCTATTAGAAAGGGTAAATAAGCGCAGCATTAAAGATGCTGATATTGTTCAAATAAAACTATGA
- a CDS encoding amidohydrolase, protein MKTIVFITSILCLASSTLTYAAQDNTKLVKAAMPELMAIYKDLHQTPELSSVEFNTAKKLAKTARELGFEVTEKVGGTGVVAVLKNGKGPTVLIRADMDALPVKEQTGLAFASKVTTTTEEGQQAHVMHACAHDTHMSSWVGVAKLLSENKANWSGTLVMILQPAEERGRGAKDMIADGLYKRFPKPDYALAFHNSASLKAGVIGYTPGYTFANVDSVNILVKGVGGHGAYPHATKDPIVLGARIVGALQTLVSRELDPQDPAVVTVGSFQSGTKHNIISDQALLLLTVRSYSDETRQTLLDGIARIAKGEGIAMGLPEKLLPVVTVKDEFTPATYNEPEFTKKMASLFVTELGKDRVIEVPAVMAGEDFGRYYRADTSIKSMIFWVGGVPHDKWQSAQETGEGLPSLHSPFWAPDAEKVIATATQAMNSAVLTILAK, encoded by the coding sequence ATGAAAACTATAGTATTTATAACCTCTATTTTATGCCTCGCTAGCAGCACATTAACCTATGCTGCACAGGATAATACAAAATTAGTTAAAGCGGCTATGCCTGAGTTGATGGCGATATATAAAGATTTGCACCAAACACCTGAACTCTCTAGCGTAGAATTTAACACCGCTAAAAAGTTAGCTAAAACAGCCCGAGAATTAGGTTTTGAAGTCACTGAAAAAGTAGGTGGCACAGGTGTTGTTGCGGTATTAAAAAACGGTAAAGGCCCAACAGTATTGATTCGTGCTGATATGGATGCCTTGCCCGTAAAAGAGCAAACCGGATTAGCATTTGCTTCCAAGGTCACCACCACGACTGAAGAAGGCCAACAAGCCCATGTAATGCATGCTTGCGCACATGATACCCATATGAGTAGCTGGGTTGGTGTCGCAAAGTTACTCAGTGAAAATAAAGCAAATTGGTCAGGTACTTTAGTGATGATATTACAACCTGCTGAAGAACGTGGTCGTGGTGCAAAAGACATGATAGCGGACGGCTTATATAAACGTTTCCCAAAACCTGATTATGCCTTAGCTTTTCATAATTCTGCCAGCTTAAAGGCGGGCGTAATTGGTTATACTCCTGGTTATACTTTTGCTAATGTTGATAGCGTAAATATCCTTGTTAAAGGCGTTGGTGGTCATGGTGCCTACCCACACGCAACTAAAGATCCTATTGTATTGGGCGCACGCATTGTTGGTGCCTTGCAAACATTAGTTAGTCGAGAATTAGATCCTCAAGACCCTGCTGTCGTCACTGTCGGCAGTTTTCAATCAGGTACGAAACACAATATCATTTCTGATCAGGCGTTATTGTTATTAACCGTGCGCAGTTACTCAGATGAAACGCGTCAAACCTTACTCGATGGTATTGCTAGAATAGCCAAAGGTGAAGGTATCGCTATGGGTTTACCTGAAAAATTACTACCGGTAGTTACCGTCAAAGATGAATTTACCCCAGCCACTTATAACGAACCTGAATTTACCAAAAAAATGGCTAGCTTATTTGTCACTGAACTTGGTAAAGATCGCGTGATTGAAGTGCCTGCGGTAATGGCAGGTGAAGATTTTGGCCGTTACTATCGTGCAGATACTAGCATTAAAAGTATGATATTTTGGGTTGGTGGTGTGCCACATGATAAATGGCAATCAGCCCAAGAAACAGGTGAAGGCTTACCTTCATTGCATAGCCCATTTTGGGCGCCTGATGCTGAAAAAGTCATTGCTACCGCAACACAAGCGATGAACAGCGCCGTGTTAACCATATTGGCAAAGTAA